The proteins below are encoded in one region of Aquisphaera giovannonii:
- a CDS encoding NAD-dependent succinate-semialdehyde dehydrogenase, giving the protein MAETTTGTRMYIDGRWCDAAGGKTLAVINPADESTVAEVAYGGREEAMRAVDAAAKAMPAWRATSVYERAKVLKKTAELIRGRADELARVMTMEQGKPVPEAKAEVLATADTFEWFAEEGKRAYGRVIPHWTGNRRHYAIHHPVGVVGTITPWNFPMALASRKIAPALAVGCTVVSRPADQTPLIMIGMFECLAEAGAPAGVANLVIGPARQVADVYFERPEVRKISFTGSTEVGKELIRRSADQVKRLSMELGGHAPLIVFPDADVEQVAKAAVIGKFRNNGQVCVAPSRFYVHEKLAKDFTEASVELTKALKMGNGLEPGVQVGPMFEQKALDKTTALIEDARGHGAKVLTGGGRSTRFDKGYFFEPTVLTNVNGSMKLMTEEPFAPVMPILDFSKIDDVIAAANNTPYGLAAYVFTNDLTVATRMAEGLEAGIIGINDPVPATPQCPFGGMKESGMGRELGVEGLEAYLETKYVSVGLREG; this is encoded by the coding sequence ATGGCCGAGACGACGACGGGGACCAGGATGTACATCGATGGCCGCTGGTGCGACGCCGCCGGCGGCAAGACGCTGGCGGTGATCAACCCGGCGGATGAATCGACGGTCGCCGAGGTCGCCTACGGCGGCCGCGAGGAGGCGATGCGGGCCGTGGACGCCGCCGCCAAGGCCATGCCGGCGTGGCGGGCCACCTCCGTCTACGAGCGGGCGAAGGTCCTCAAGAAGACGGCCGAGCTGATCCGCGGCCGGGCCGACGAGCTCGCCCGCGTCATGACGATGGAGCAGGGCAAGCCGGTCCCCGAGGCGAAGGCCGAGGTCCTCGCCACGGCCGACACCTTCGAGTGGTTCGCCGAGGAGGGCAAGCGGGCCTACGGGCGCGTGATCCCCCACTGGACGGGCAACCGCCGGCACTACGCGATCCACCACCCCGTGGGCGTCGTCGGCACGATCACGCCGTGGAACTTCCCGATGGCGCTGGCCAGCCGGAAGATCGCCCCGGCGCTCGCCGTCGGCTGCACGGTGGTCAGCCGGCCGGCCGACCAGACGCCGCTGATCATGATCGGCATGTTCGAATGCCTCGCCGAGGCGGGCGCGCCCGCGGGCGTGGCGAACCTCGTGATCGGCCCGGCGCGGCAGGTCGCGGACGTGTATTTCGAGCGCCCGGAGGTCCGCAAGATCAGCTTCACCGGCTCCACGGAGGTCGGCAAGGAGCTGATCCGCCGCTCGGCCGACCAGGTGAAGCGCCTCAGCATGGAGCTGGGCGGCCACGCCCCCTTGATCGTCTTCCCGGACGCCGACGTGGAGCAGGTGGCGAAGGCCGCGGTGATCGGCAAGTTCCGGAACAACGGCCAGGTCTGCGTCGCCCCGTCCCGGTTCTACGTCCACGAGAAGCTCGCCAAGGACTTCACCGAGGCCTCGGTCGAGCTGACGAAGGCCCTCAAGATGGGCAACGGCCTGGAGCCGGGCGTCCAGGTCGGCCCGATGTTCGAACAGAAGGCGCTGGACAAGACGACCGCCCTGATCGAGGACGCCCGCGGCCACGGCGCCAAGGTCCTCACCGGCGGCGGCCGATCGACCCGTTTCGACAAGGGCTACTTCTTCGAGCCGACCGTGCTCACCAACGTGAACGGCTCGATGAAGCTGATGACCGAGGAGCCGTTCGCCCCGGTCATGCCGATCCTCGACTTCTCGAAGATCGACGACGTCATCGCCGCCGCGAACAACACGCCCTATGGCCTGGCCGCCTATGTCTTCACCAATGACCTGACGGTCGCGACCCGGATGGCCGAGGGCCTGGAGGCCGGCATCATCGGCATCAACGACCCCGTGCCCGCGACGCCCCAGTGCCCCTTCGGCGGCATGAAGGAGTCCGGCATGGGCCGCGAGCTGGGCGTCGAGGGCCTGGAGGCGTACCTCGAGACGAAGTACGTGTCCGTGGGGCTGCGGGAGGGCTGA
- a CDS encoding small ribosomal subunit protein bS21, translating into MGIRIEVEEGEPIAAALKRFRQQLRAEGDHPLHRHKWHKPNPRFYTKPSVLNRRRRWIIRAKKRSPCGMSPDPDYDWVDDMEMRPRRSWGRVGRHVIT; encoded by the coding sequence TTGGGCATCCGGATCGAGGTGGAGGAGGGCGAGCCGATCGCGGCGGCCCTCAAGAGGTTCCGTCAGCAGCTCCGAGCCGAAGGCGACCATCCGCTTCATCGCCACAAGTGGCACAAGCCGAACCCTCGCTTCTACACGAAGCCGAGCGTCCTCAACCGCCGTCGCCGGTGGATCATCCGCGCCAAGAAGCGCAGCCCCTGCGGGATGAGCCCGGACCCGGACTACGACTGGGTCGACGACATGGAAATGCGGCCGCGACGGTCCTGGGGCCGCGTGGGCCGGCACGTCATCACCTGA
- a CDS encoding carboxypeptidase regulatory-like domain-containing protein, whose translation MAMSWMTTMDLLYPGDAAATHLAAVALGAALLATAAVLAARLRWLSRRPAPRHAVLLCALAGCLAMPALAGLVAWAGLAIAVPVLPTTRAVAASEPLPNADEALAPISPLPPRPGETSRAEAAMPVGGHSDVHSPHRAAIAIVLGIWGLGTLVLLLGLTRGVRRARSLRLSARPVDDPAVTAALGRIGDDVGAGSARRLRRPRLARSPDGAGSQGARSSRGRRRITPVLVAPGLATPVAVGILRPAVILPEGLAGAVSADELRDVLVHEMAHARRRDPLVVLLQGIARALYWPIVPVHLLGRELERAREELCDNHVLRDRDAIGYGETLLHLAELATGRDAGPLVAAAGILHWRGKLETRIAGLLDAGRSTATRTPLAAILGLLALSLGAGSLAASMRLVARADEPQPSPQPPAAPTAAKPEPPDAEGRSILVKAVGPDGKPMPGVSIKADISAEPEYRGDTRFVTDGRGQVRIPLPGGISDFDLRARAEHCVPMLAHWGGVDRPSTFVFFVTRVVSINGDGTASGPVPVDGHRDSRREPLPPEFTFRMDRGSTIGGTVRDPEGRPIEGVRVEVTSFGQPEGASGRAKVDGRLAADEHAPRSDATGRWSFDGAPTGRWVFEGSTKVLPEPVLQLLPIRAGYAVGANREALHAGPGSPNAQALRGQAAVLTMRPTAVVRGTVIDPDGKPVAGAVIIPNVPPADLGVGGQAVQSDEQGRFTLPPLPSEAQALWVVGPGWMPARREIDIRPGLEPLEIRLGPGKDLRIQFVDPAGKPVPGVDVSFNIWQGGNWLYVGNQAGYPDAKIPRQADGEGRYRWPWAPADDILYTFNKEGYQLKGARITADGKEHVVVLRETPEAGRK comes from the coding sequence ATGGCGATGTCCTGGATGACGACGATGGATCTGCTCTATCCCGGCGACGCGGCCGCGACACATCTGGCGGCGGTCGCCCTGGGCGCCGCCCTGCTGGCGACGGCCGCCGTGCTCGCCGCGAGGCTGCGGTGGCTCTCCCGCCGGCCCGCGCCGCGGCATGCGGTGCTGCTCTGTGCCCTGGCGGGTTGTCTGGCGATGCCGGCCTTGGCTGGCCTGGTCGCCTGGGCGGGGCTGGCGATCGCGGTCCCGGTCCTGCCCACGACGCGGGCCGTCGCGGCGAGCGAGCCCCTGCCGAATGCCGACGAGGCCCTCGCCCCGATCAGCCCCCTGCCCCCGCGGCCCGGGGAGACGTCGCGAGCCGAGGCGGCCATGCCGGTCGGTGGTCATTCGGACGTCCATTCCCCTCACCGTGCGGCGATCGCGATCGTCCTGGGGATCTGGGGCCTCGGCACCCTGGTATTGCTCCTGGGCCTGACGCGTGGCGTCCGACGGGCGAGGTCGCTGCGGCTCTCCGCGAGGCCGGTCGACGACCCCGCGGTAACCGCCGCCCTGGGCCGCATCGGGGACGATGTCGGAGCCGGCTCCGCCCGGCGACTGCGCCGGCCTCGGCTCGCCCGGTCGCCGGACGGAGCCGGCTCCCAAGGGGCTCGCTCCTCGCGTGGGCGTCGTCGTATCACGCCGGTTCTCGTCGCTCCGGGCCTCGCCACGCCGGTCGCGGTCGGCATCCTGCGGCCGGCGGTGATCCTGCCCGAGGGCCTGGCCGGGGCGGTCTCGGCGGACGAGCTCCGCGACGTGCTGGTCCACGAGATGGCCCACGCGCGACGCCGCGACCCGCTGGTCGTCCTGCTGCAAGGGATCGCGCGGGCGTTGTACTGGCCGATCGTGCCGGTCCATCTCCTGGGCCGCGAGCTGGAGCGGGCCCGCGAGGAGCTGTGCGACAACCACGTCCTCCGGGATCGCGACGCGATCGGCTACGGCGAGACGCTCCTGCACCTGGCGGAGCTCGCGACCGGCCGCGACGCCGGCCCGCTCGTCGCGGCGGCCGGCATCCTCCACTGGCGGGGGAAGCTCGAGACGCGGATCGCCGGCCTGCTGGACGCCGGCCGGAGCACCGCCACGCGGACGCCTCTCGCCGCGATCCTCGGCCTCCTCGCCCTCTCCCTCGGTGCCGGCTCGCTGGCCGCGTCGATGCGCCTCGTCGCCAGGGCCGACGAGCCCCAGCCGAGTCCGCAGCCGCCCGCGGCCCCGACCGCTGCGAAGCCCGAGCCGCCCGATGCCGAGGGCCGGTCGATCCTCGTGAAGGCCGTCGGCCCCGACGGCAAGCCGATGCCCGGCGTGAGCATCAAGGCCGACATCAGCGCGGAGCCGGAGTATCGGGGGGACACCCGTTTCGTGACCGACGGGCGAGGGCAGGTGCGCATCCCGCTGCCCGGGGGCATCTCCGACTTCGACCTCCGGGCGCGTGCCGAGCATTGCGTGCCGATGCTGGCCCACTGGGGCGGCGTCGACAGGCCTTCGACGTTCGTCTTCTTCGTCACTCGTGTGGTCTCCATCAATGGCGACGGCACGGCTTCCGGGCCGGTCCCCGTGGATGGACACCGGGACAGTCGGCGAGAGCCCTTGCCTCCGGAGTTCACCTTCCGGATGGATCGCGGGAGCACCATCGGCGGCACGGTCCGCGACCCGGAGGGCCGGCCCATCGAAGGGGTGAGGGTCGAGGTCACGTCCTTCGGCCAGCCCGAGGGGGCCAGTGGGCGGGCGAAGGTCGACGGTCGGCTCGCGGCCGACGAGCATGCCCCGCGGTCCGACGCGACCGGCCGCTGGTCCTTCGATGGTGCGCCGACCGGCCGCTGGGTCTTCGAGGGCTCGACAAAGGTCCTCCCGGAGCCCGTTCTCCAGCTCCTGCCCATTCGCGCCGGTTATGCCGTCGGTGCGAACCGGGAAGCACTCCATGCCGGGCCGGGCAGTCCGAACGCCCAGGCGCTCCGCGGCCAGGCGGCCGTCCTGACGATGCGGCCGACCGCCGTCGTCCGCGGCACAGTCATCGACCCGGACGGCAAGCCGGTCGCGGGGGCCGTGATCATCCCGAATGTTCCTCCGGCGGACCTGGGTGTCGGCGGCCAGGCCGTCCAGTCGGACGAGCAGGGTCGCTTTACACTCCCGCCGCTGCCGTCCGAGGCGCAGGCCCTCTGGGTCGTCGGCCCGGGCTGGATGCCCGCGAGGCGGGAGATCGACATCCGGCCCGGGCTGGAGCCCCTGGAGATTCGCCTCGGTCCGGGCAAGGACCTGCGGATTCAGTTCGTCGATCCCGCCGGAAAGCCGGTGCCCGGCGTGGACGTCTCGTTCAACATCTGGCAAGGCGGCAACTGGCTTTATGTCGGCAATCAGGCCGGATACCCGGATGCAAAGATCCCCCGGCAGGCCGACGGCGAGGGCCGCTATCGCTGGCCGTGGGCGCCGGCCGACGACATCCTGTACACCTTCAACAAGGAGGGCTACCAGCTCAAGGGCGCCCGGATCACCGCCGACGGCAAGGAGCATGTGGTCGTACTCCGCGAGACTCCCGAGGCTGGCAGAAAATGA
- a CDS encoding MFS transporter, giving the protein MTRTETTEPIPADAPWWGELTRSHRWILLAAMLGWLFDAMDQRIFVVARTPALRALLPGLEADLPSYAGWATGLFIAGWATGGLLFGLLGDRYGRVRTMTWTIILYSVFTALSGLARSWPEFAAYRFLCGMGIGGEYAAGVALVAEAMPARARAFALGAVQASSSIGAIIGSGLSLLVGPQGTAIGVAGWRILFFFGALPSLMVIPIRLRVPEPDRWLRARDRAREEAAEGAPARPELRLGDLRAIFRDPVLRRRTLVGMTLGMVGQIGLWSIGLFTPELVRGGMLTERRLATPAPAFADPPARDLDALARQRAGTPEEAAALATSWKREDDRLVGWGTMLQDVGSFLGAPLCTFVAVRFGRRKSFALAYAMAMASVWLVFGTLSKGADVYWMLPLLGFCTCGIFGVIIVYLPELYPTRLRTTGTGFCYNIARYITATGPLVLGKLTLLFTGLGYATPIRPAALCLSFIYVLGLLLVPFAPETRGQPLPE; this is encoded by the coding sequence ATGACGCGCACCGAGACGACAGAGCCCATCCCGGCGGATGCCCCGTGGTGGGGCGAGCTGACCCGATCGCACCGGTGGATCCTCCTCGCCGCGATGCTCGGCTGGCTCTTCGACGCCATGGACCAGCGGATCTTCGTCGTGGCGCGCACGCCCGCCCTGCGGGCCCTGCTGCCGGGCCTGGAGGCGGACCTGCCCTCGTATGCGGGCTGGGCGACCGGCCTGTTCATCGCGGGCTGGGCGACCGGGGGGCTCCTCTTCGGGCTCCTCGGCGACCGCTACGGGCGGGTCCGCACGATGACCTGGACGATCATACTCTACAGCGTCTTCACGGCGCTCTCGGGGCTGGCCCGCTCCTGGCCGGAGTTCGCCGCGTATCGCTTCCTCTGCGGGATGGGGATCGGCGGGGAATACGCCGCGGGCGTGGCCCTCGTCGCCGAGGCCATGCCCGCGCGGGCCCGCGCCTTCGCCCTCGGGGCGGTCCAGGCGTCGTCGTCGATCGGCGCGATCATCGGCTCCGGGCTCTCCCTCCTGGTCGGCCCGCAGGGGACCGCGATCGGCGTGGCCGGCTGGCGGATCCTGTTCTTCTTCGGGGCCCTGCCCAGCCTGATGGTGATCCCGATCCGCCTCCGCGTCCCGGAACCGGACCGCTGGCTCCGCGCCCGGGACCGCGCCCGCGAGGAGGCCGCCGAGGGCGCCCCGGCCCGCCCCGAGCTCCGGCTGGGCGACCTGCGGGCGATCTTCCGCGACCCGGTGCTGCGGCGGCGGACGCTCGTCGGGATGACGCTGGGCATGGTCGGCCAGATCGGCCTCTGGAGCATCGGCCTGTTCACGCCGGAGCTCGTCCGCGGGGGCATGCTGACGGAGCGCCGGCTCGCGACTCCCGCCCCGGCCTTCGCCGACCCGCCGGCCCGCGACCTGGACGCCCTGGCGCGGCAGAGGGCGGGCACGCCCGAGGAGGCCGCGGCGCTCGCCACCTCGTGGAAGCGCGAGGATGATCGGCTCGTCGGCTGGGGGACGATGCTCCAGGACGTCGGCTCGTTCCTGGGGGCGCCGCTCTGCACGTTCGTGGCCGTCCGGTTCGGCCGGCGGAAGTCCTTCGCCTTGGCGTACGCGATGGCGATGGCCTCGGTCTGGCTCGTCTTCGGCACGCTCTCGAAGGGCGCGGACGTCTACTGGATGCTGCCGCTTTTGGGCTTCTGCACGTGCGGGATCTTCGGCGTGATCATCGTGTACCTGCCGGAGCTCTATCCGACCCGGCTCCGCACCACGGGCACCGGCTTCTGCTACAACATCGCCCGCTACATCACCGCGACCGGCCCCCTGGTGCTGGGCAAGCTGACGCTCCTGTTCACGGGCCTCGGCTACGCCACGCCGATCCGCCCCGCGGCGCTCTGCCTGAGCTTCATCTACGTGCTCGGCCTGCTCCTCGTCCCGTTCGCCCCGGAGACCCGCGGCCAGCCGCTGCCGGAGTGA
- a CDS encoding endonuclease domain-containing protein, with product MSSKIPRDFARQLRREMTDAERRLWRHIRARRFAREKFRRQEPMGIYVVDFVSHRSRLIIELDGGQHAERLEYDLERTRWLEGEGYRVIRFWNNVVLTETEAVLEAIERELRPPASGLRGGR from the coding sequence GTGAGCTCGAAGATCCCTCGCGACTTCGCCCGTCAGCTCCGCCGCGAGATGACCGATGCGGAACGTCGCTTGTGGAGGCACATCCGCGCCCGTCGCTTCGCCCGCGAGAAGTTCCGCCGGCAGGAGCCCATGGGTATCTATGTCGTCGATTTCGTCTCGCACCGGTCGCGGCTCATCATCGAGCTGGACGGGGGTCAGCATGCCGAGCGACTGGAATACGACCTCGAGCGGACGCGATGGCTCGAAGGAGAGGGATACCGGGTGATCCGGTTCTGGAACAATGTCGTGCTGACGGAGACGGAGGCTGTCCTGGAGGCCATCGAGCGGGAGTTGCGGCCCCCTGCATCGGGGCTTCGCGGGGGCCGGTGA
- a CDS encoding BlaI/MecI/CopY family transcriptional regulator — protein sequence MGGSRGGASGLSPAQAEIMEIVWDRGEVSASEVREVLSATRPVARNTVRTLLERMEEKGWLRHREEGRTFLYSAAQPRRATIGQKVREVVDTVCGGSAEALVAALLDDRGLSAGELMRIREMLAQARATRAKKGGS from the coding sequence ATGGGCGGGTCGCGGGGCGGGGCGTCGGGGCTGTCGCCGGCGCAGGCGGAGATCATGGAGATCGTCTGGGACCGGGGCGAGGTCTCGGCGAGCGAGGTGCGGGAGGTGCTCTCGGCGACGCGGCCGGTGGCGAGGAACACGGTGCGGACGCTGCTGGAGCGGATGGAGGAGAAAGGCTGGCTGCGGCACCGGGAGGAGGGCCGGACGTTCCTGTATTCGGCGGCGCAGCCGAGGCGGGCGACGATCGGGCAGAAGGTCCGCGAGGTCGTGGACACGGTCTGCGGCGGCTCGGCCGAGGCGCTCGTCGCGGCGCTCCTGGACGACCGCGGCCTGAGCGCCGGGGAGCTGATGCGGATCCGCGAGATGCTGGCGCAGGCCCGCGCCACGAGGGCGAAGAAGGGAGGCTCGTGA
- a CDS encoding protein kinase domain-containing protein, with amino-acid sequence MDDPVSVHVREMASAWARGRPVAAEDVLAEHPELNTEQAVRLVYEEVCLRREAGQAVATAEVVRRFPQFRDELEFLLDADRLMRPLAKAAELPEAGEDLGPFRLLAELGRGASGRTYIAAEPALADRQVVLKVMAADQEEHLSLARLQHTHIIPLFSEHTFADRGLRALCMPYLGGASLGAVLEAVAKVPPGGRRGRDILDAMDAAQKGRPAPASSDGPYRRYLEQAPYVKAICWIGACLADALHEAHAHRLVHMDVKPSNVLIAGDGLPMLLDFHLARNPIKPSEAVADRLGGTPGWMAPEQAAAMDAVGAGRPVPGAVDHRADIYALGLLLREALGGPGMLAAPPAAAARLRARNPEVSVGLADVLDRCTAPRPEDRYPDAAELADDLRRHITDQPLRGVPNRSPAERWRKWRRRRPGGLIRTASWALAAAFLAGGAAAAWAYFGQRVDEVVDRLHVAQRLRREHRYSEAADLLRLALARADGVPAVHGLRRELGAELHAAELGRKATELHELAEIVRFRHSLPTAAAAADPGIRQLLDRWEATWGLRATLLGQPAGTLDAETEQAIRTDLLELALLWADLRVRQAPRGRGEGQSGAAAAGAREEALAVLDEADKLCGPSPALNRQRRALRQAAGGAPEDARPDPPPRSAWEHYDLGRYYLRAGMIAEAAAELDEAVALNPSDFWANFQQGLCAYALGRFEDAIAAFRACIALNPEAASPYYNRALAEEATGRAAHALDDYRLALARDPGMTSALLNRGKLLLEARRPAEAAADLERALPTTTDRPTLARIEYALALARLALGDRPAALAAARKAAALGHPQARDLADRLSRGDAHRTYVDAYSLL; translated from the coding sequence ATGGACGACCCGGTCTCGGTGCACGTCCGGGAGATGGCCTCGGCCTGGGCCCGCGGCCGCCCCGTCGCGGCCGAGGACGTGCTGGCCGAGCACCCGGAGCTGAACACCGAGCAGGCCGTCCGCCTCGTCTACGAGGAGGTCTGCCTCCGCCGCGAGGCCGGCCAGGCCGTCGCCACGGCGGAGGTCGTCCGCCGCTTCCCCCAGTTCCGGGACGAGCTCGAATTCCTCCTCGACGCCGACCGCCTGATGCGACCGCTGGCGAAGGCCGCCGAGCTGCCCGAGGCCGGCGAGGACCTCGGACCGTTCCGCCTCCTCGCCGAGCTCGGCCGGGGGGCCTCCGGCCGGACGTACATCGCCGCCGAGCCCGCCCTGGCGGATCGCCAGGTCGTCCTCAAGGTCATGGCCGCCGACCAGGAGGAGCACCTCTCCCTGGCCCGGCTCCAGCACACTCACATCATCCCACTCTTCTCCGAGCATACGTTCGCCGACCGCGGCCTGCGGGCCCTCTGCATGCCGTACCTCGGCGGCGCCAGCCTCGGCGCGGTCCTGGAGGCCGTCGCGAAGGTCCCGCCGGGGGGGCGACGCGGGCGGGACATCCTGGACGCCATGGACGCGGCGCAGAAGGGCCGCCCCGCGCCGGCCTCGTCGGACGGCCCGTACCGCCGCTACCTGGAGCAGGCCCCCTACGTGAAGGCCATCTGCTGGATCGGCGCCTGCCTGGCCGACGCGCTGCACGAGGCCCACGCCCACCGCCTCGTGCACATGGACGTGAAGCCCTCCAACGTCCTGATCGCCGGCGACGGCCTCCCCATGCTGCTGGACTTCCACCTGGCGCGGAACCCGATCAAGCCCAGCGAGGCGGTCGCCGACCGCCTGGGGGGCACCCCCGGCTGGATGGCCCCCGAGCAGGCCGCCGCCATGGACGCCGTCGGCGCCGGCCGGCCCGTGCCGGGGGCCGTGGACCACCGGGCCGACATCTACGCGCTGGGCCTGCTGCTCCGCGAGGCCCTCGGCGGCCCGGGGATGCTCGCCGCCCCGCCCGCCGCCGCGGCGAGGCTCCGCGCCCGCAACCCGGAGGTCAGCGTGGGGCTGGCCGACGTCCTCGACCGCTGCACCGCACCGAGGCCCGAGGACCGCTACCCGGACGCGGCCGAACTCGCCGACGACCTGCGCCGGCACATCACCGACCAGCCCCTCCGCGGCGTCCCCAACCGCAGCCCGGCCGAGCGTTGGCGGAAGTGGCGGCGCCGACGCCCCGGGGGCCTCATCCGGACGGCGTCCTGGGCGCTCGCGGCCGCGTTCTTGGCGGGCGGCGCGGCGGCCGCATGGGCGTACTTCGGCCAGCGGGTGGACGAGGTCGTGGATCGGCTGCACGTCGCCCAGCGGCTCCGCCGGGAGCACCGGTATTCGGAGGCGGCCGACCTGCTGAGGCTGGCCCTGGCGAGGGCCGACGGCGTCCCCGCCGTCCACGGCCTGCGCCGGGAGCTGGGCGCGGAGCTGCACGCGGCCGAGCTCGGCCGGAAGGCGACCGAGCTGCACGAGCTCGCGGAGATCGTCCGCTTCCGCCACAGCCTGCCGACCGCGGCGGCCGCCGCCGACCCGGGGATCCGCCAGCTCCTGGACCGCTGGGAGGCGACCTGGGGGCTGCGGGCGACGCTCCTGGGCCAGCCCGCCGGCACCCTCGACGCGGAGACCGAGCAGGCCATCAGGACCGACCTCCTGGAGCTCGCCCTCCTCTGGGCCGACCTGCGGGTCCGGCAGGCGCCCCGGGGGCGAGGGGAAGGGCAGTCCGGGGCCGCGGCCGCGGGGGCCCGCGAGGAGGCCCTGGCGGTGCTGGACGAGGCGGACAAGCTCTGCGGCCCGAGCCCCGCCCTGAACCGCCAGCGCCGGGCCCTGCGGCAGGCCGCCGGCGGCGCCCCCGAGGACGCGCGCCCGGATCCGCCGCCGCGGTCCGCCTGGGAGCACTACGACCTGGGCCGCTACTACCTCCGCGCCGGGATGATCGCGGAGGCCGCCGCCGAGCTCGACGAGGCCGTCGCGCTGAACCCCTCGGACTTCTGGGCGAACTTCCAGCAGGGGCTCTGCGCCTACGCCCTGGGCCGCTTCGAGGACGCGATCGCCGCCTTCCGGGCGTGCATCGCGCTGAACCCCGAGGCGGCCTCCCCCTACTACAACCGCGCCCTCGCCGAGGAGGCCACCGGCCGGGCCGCCCACGCCCTGGACGACTACCGGCTCGCCCTGGCGAGGGACCCGGGGATGACGTCCGCGCTCCTCAACCGGGGCAAGCTCCTCCTCGAGGCGAGGCGCCCCGCCGAGGCCGCCGCCGACCTGGAGAGGGCGCTGCCGACCACGACCGACCGGCCGACCCTCGCCCGGATCGAGTACGCGCTCGCCCTGGCCCGCCTCGCCCTGGGCGACCGCCCCGCCGCCCTCGCCGCCGCCCGCAAGGCCGCCGCCCTCGGCCACCCCCAGGCCCGCGACCTCGCCGACCGCCTCTCCCGCGGGGACGCCCATCGCACCTACGTCGACGCATATTCTCTCTTGTAG
- a CDS encoding MSCRAMM family protein — translation MGGWRSRLAVSTLGVGLVLLFPPGASALITGGVGNTPIGDPGWPKGAAAIFNHPARIAWWEGPPFGGGQWHAECRGDAKTLNAILAGLSRMEGKNRRVHVHDGVGASFWINPNREEQKALDARIDWMFVVWDPRSWQRLRGLPADLNPTDPADAEAGPPTELHVWVGGNIKWADVRVPEGLKVVDGRLESHGYKEADGTVLEGNAYDLATKAPVAAKVQLRRVEPRKGRYDHPVATEVAADAKGHWAFKNVPAGWYQLVALADGFAPRALGYAQPDGQPRLQTFAAGLARPGELAGRVTDESGQPLEGVDVRIDNLTASADGAAPGRYEVPDTLECKTGPDGTFRVEGLPVGNATIWVRKFAYVRPGLGPNVKVPAKDVKLTMKKSARLRVVVDFAGTKRPAEYLVELEPEGGNVVGSWGGSSQLDEKNQVQFSDAPPGRYLVRGKPNPSDGRDVTGPVKVELEGGRLTEVTLKPGEKK, via the coding sequence ATGGGCGGATGGCGGTCGAGGCTCGCGGTGTCGACCCTCGGGGTCGGCCTGGTGCTGCTCTTTCCACCGGGGGCATCGGCCCTGATCACCGGCGGGGTCGGCAATACGCCGATCGGCGACCCGGGGTGGCCGAAGGGGGCGGCGGCGATCTTCAACCACCCGGCGCGGATCGCCTGGTGGGAGGGGCCGCCGTTCGGCGGCGGGCAGTGGCACGCCGAGTGCCGCGGGGACGCGAAGACGCTCAACGCCATCCTCGCCGGCCTCTCGCGGATGGAGGGGAAGAACAGGCGCGTGCACGTGCACGACGGCGTCGGCGCGAGCTTCTGGATCAACCCGAACCGGGAGGAGCAGAAGGCCCTCGACGCGCGGATCGACTGGATGTTCGTCGTCTGGGACCCGCGGAGCTGGCAGCGGCTCCGGGGGCTCCCGGCGGACCTGAACCCGACGGACCCGGCCGACGCCGAGGCGGGGCCGCCCACGGAGCTGCACGTCTGGGTCGGCGGCAACATCAAGTGGGCCGACGTCCGCGTGCCCGAGGGCCTGAAGGTCGTGGACGGGCGACTGGAGTCGCACGGCTACAAGGAGGCCGACGGGACGGTCCTGGAGGGGAATGCCTACGACCTCGCGACGAAGGCCCCGGTGGCCGCGAAGGTCCAGCTCCGTCGCGTCGAGCCGAGGAAGGGCCGATACGACCATCCCGTCGCGACCGAGGTCGCGGCCGACGCGAAGGGCCACTGGGCCTTCAAGAACGTCCCGGCGGGCTGGTACCAGCTCGTGGCCCTGGCGGACGGCTTCGCGCCGCGGGCCCTGGGCTACGCCCAGCCCGACGGCCAGCCCCGGCTCCAGACGTTCGCCGCCGGGCTGGCTCGCCCGGGCGAGCTCGCCGGCCGCGTGACCGACGAGTCGGGCCAGCCGTTGGAGGGCGTGGACGTCCGGATCGACAACCTCACCGCGTCCGCCGACGGGGCCGCGCCGGGGCGCTACGAGGTGCCCGACACGCTCGAGTGCAAGACCGGCCCCGACGGCACGTTCCGCGTCGAGGGTTTGCCCGTCGGCAACGCCACGATCTGGGTCCGCAAGTTCGCCTACGTCCGGCCCGGCCTGGGGCCGAACGTCAAGGTCCCGGCGAAGGACGTAAAGCTCACGATGAAGAAGTCCGCCCGGCTGCGGGTCGTCGTGGACTTCGCCGGCACGAAACGCCCGGCGGAGTACCTCGTGGAGCTCGAGCCGGAAGGGGGCAACGTCGTTGGGAGCTGGGGCGGCTCGTCGCAGCTCGACGAGAAGAACCAGGTCCAGTTCTCCGACGCCCCGCCGGGCCGATACCTCGTCCGCGGCAAGCCGAATCCGTCCGACGGCAGGGACGTGACCGGCCCGGTCAAGGTCGAGCTCGAGGGGGGCCGGCTCACCGAGGTGACCCTCAAGCCGGGCGAGAAGAAGTGA